A stretch of Desulfotalea psychrophila LSv54 DNA encodes these proteins:
- a CDS encoding class I SAM-dependent methyltransferase, translated as MPHNIQFYNDNAPKQAEIYQKISAQQANRAWQKYWPSRGERVLDVGAGCGRDARWYALGGCPVVAVEPAKKLLAIGSLYTKGLEVDWLEDSLPGLSRLDSRLHFDLIVLGAVWMHIPPQDRAKTYHRLTSLLTCTGRIVITLRHGPFNDQRTSHGVCASELIQLGQGKGMTCLHKTETSDLLGRGEVKWQTVVLGFAKNNT; from the coding sequence ATGCCCCATAATATACAGTTTTATAACGACAATGCCCCTAAGCAGGCGGAGATCTATCAAAAGATTTCCGCTCAACAGGCAAACAGAGCCTGGCAGAAATACTGGCCTAGCCGGGGAGAACGGGTTCTGGACGTCGGTGCCGGTTGTGGAAGGGATGCCCGCTGGTATGCTCTTGGTGGTTGCCCTGTTGTAGCCGTTGAACCTGCAAAGAAGTTACTCGCTATAGGCAGTCTCTACACAAAAGGATTGGAGGTTGACTGGTTAGAGGATAGTCTGCCCGGTCTAAGCCGGTTAGATTCAAGGCTTCACTTTGACCTTATTGTCCTGGGAGCCGTATGGATGCATATTCCTCCGCAAGATCGGGCCAAGACATACCATCGCCTCACCTCCCTGCTGACCTGTACTGGACGAATAGTCATCACACTACGCCACGGGCCCTTTAACGACCAGCGGACAAGCCATGGTGTCTGTGCAAGCGAACTCATTCAATTAGGACAAGGCAAGGGTATGACCTGCCTGCATAAAACAGAGACGAGCGATCTTCTGGGCCGGGGAGAGGTAAAATGGCAAACCGTAGTACTTGGTTTTGCTAAGAACAACACCTAA
- a CDS encoding TM2 domain-containing protein, translating to MENNMGCKIKNTDEKFCSDCGEIIKLNAEICPYCGVRQMPAPNPFGITAPNGKNRIVAALLAFILGGFGAHKFYLGQMGLGFLYLLFFWTAIPAIIGLVEFVILLTMSDENFVRLYGQPKELWD from the coding sequence ATGGAAAATAACATGGGCTGTAAAATAAAAAATACAGACGAAAAGTTTTGCAGTGACTGCGGCGAAATTATCAAGCTTAATGCGGAGATATGTCCTTATTGCGGGGTACGGCAAATGCCAGCGCCCAATCCCTTCGGGATAACGGCACCAAATGGCAAAAATAGAATTGTTGCCGCCCTCCTTGCCTTTATTCTTGGTGGCTTCGGAGCCCATAAATTTTATTTGGGACAGATGGGTTTAGGCTTTTTATATCTACTCTTTTTTTGGACAGCTATCCCTGCCATTATTGGATTGGTGGAATTTGTTATTTTGCTCACCATGTCCGACGAAAATTTTGTTCGGCTCTATGGCCAACCTAAGGAGCTCTGGGACTAA
- a CDS encoding MlaA family lipoprotein produces the protein MHKKILLLTILLLFTLPAFSVYADEIFAEGDTFADDDDLYAEYSGPKVADTAIADPLYYMNKGMYYFNDKLYFWCLKPVSKGYSYVMPKPARIGIKNFFYNLGFPIRFVSNVLQFKFKEAGVETAIFLFNTTYGGLGFTQLAQDDLGWANSNEDLGQTLGSYSVGGGVYIVLPLFGPSSLRDTAGLVGDTFLYPAFYLDNLATSFIITGAVTVNNTSLRLGDYESLKDASVDPYAAMKDAYEKIRARKIKE, from the coding sequence ATGCATAAGAAAATTCTTCTTTTAACCATTCTCCTCCTTTTTACCCTTCCCGCGTTTTCTGTCTATGCAGACGAGATTTTTGCAGAAGGCGATACTTTTGCAGACGATGATGATCTTTACGCAGAGTATTCGGGGCCAAAAGTGGCGGATACTGCCATTGCCGATCCTCTCTACTATATGAATAAGGGCATGTATTACTTTAACGATAAACTCTATTTTTGGTGTCTTAAACCGGTGTCAAAGGGCTATTCCTATGTGATGCCCAAACCTGCGCGGATTGGCATAAAGAATTTCTTTTACAATCTTGGTTTCCCTATTCGTTTTGTCAGCAATGTTCTTCAGTTTAAGTTTAAAGAGGCAGGGGTGGAAACTGCAATTTTTCTCTTTAATACCACCTATGGTGGACTTGGCTTTACCCAACTTGCTCAGGATGATCTTGGTTGGGCAAATTCCAATGAAGATCTTGGCCAGACCCTGGGCTCCTACTCGGTAGGTGGTGGTGTTTATATAGTTTTGCCACTTTTTGGCCCTTCAAGTCTTCGTGATACTGCTGGTCTTGTCGGGGATACATTTCTCTATCCTGCTTTTTATCTCGATAATCTTGCCACAAGCTTTATTATCACTGGTGCTGTCACTGTAAATAATACATCACTGAGACTTGGTGACTATGAGTCACTGAAAGATGCTTCCGTTGATCCCTATGCGGCAATGAAAGATGCATACGAAAAGATACGGGCGAGAAAGATTAAAGAGTAG
- a CDS encoding MlaC/ttg2D family ABC transporter substrate-binding protein, whose amino-acid sequence MNKFFTALLLLLCFSVSDLYAAKDPQDALKGNINIILDILKDPQFDFQGMQKEQDDRLLLEAEHMFDFASFSRGALGHNWRRFSAEERIRFTKLFTKLISHVYLDKFNRKALDTLKIDYVDNHLLKPTRSGKLRADVMTVIHYDEVETLVDYRMFNAGEGWKVYDVKIEGVSMVANYREQYRKMFRDSPEKMINQLEEKLTSLED is encoded by the coding sequence ATGAATAAATTTTTTACAGCACTTCTCCTTTTACTGTGCTTTTCAGTTTCAGACCTCTATGCGGCAAAAGATCCTCAGGATGCATTAAAGGGAAACATCAATATTATTCTTGATATTCTTAAAGACCCTCAATTTGATTTCCAGGGAATGCAGAAAGAGCAGGATGATAGGCTGCTCTTAGAGGCAGAGCATATGTTTGACTTTGCCTCTTTTTCGCGGGGGGCCCTGGGGCATAACTGGAGGCGATTTTCAGCCGAAGAGAGGATCAGGTTCACCAAACTTTTCACGAAACTCATCTCCCATGTTTATCTTGATAAATTTAACAGGAAGGCTCTGGATACCCTGAAAATTGACTATGTCGATAATCATCTCCTTAAACCAACCAGATCCGGTAAGTTACGGGCAGATGTAATGACAGTTATCCATTACGATGAGGTGGAGACGCTTGTTGACTATAGGATGTTTAATGCAGGTGAAGGCTGGAAGGTCTATGATGTTAAAATTGAGGGGGTAAGTATGGTCGCAAACTATAGAGAGCAGTATAGAAAAATGTTCAGGGACAGTCCTGAAAAAATGATCAATCAATTGGAAGAAAAACTTACCAGTTTGGAAGATTAA
- the mlaD gene encoding outer membrane lipid asymmetry maintenance protein MlaD yields the protein MVQKKIEFYVGVFIIAGCLCFFWLFTALGGADWNRSDKYPIFGFFTSVSGLKVGAEVEMAGVEIGRVKSIILDTTRYVAKVELSLNKEVELSDDTIASVKTSGIIGDKYINLSAGGSEDMLAAGDIIYNTESSIDIESLISKYIFQKDSK from the coding sequence ATGGTTCAGAAAAAAATAGAGTTTTATGTTGGTGTTTTTATTATAGCAGGGTGTCTCTGCTTTTTTTGGTTGTTTACTGCCCTCGGCGGTGCAGATTGGAACAGATCTGATAAGTATCCAATTTTTGGTTTTTTTACCTCTGTGTCTGGCCTAAAGGTTGGCGCTGAGGTTGAGATGGCGGGGGTTGAAATAGGCCGGGTAAAGAGCATTATACTTGATACAACAAGATATGTTGCCAAGGTAGAACTCTCACTGAATAAGGAGGTTGAACTCTCCGACGACACCATTGCCTCGGTTAAAACTTCTGGGATTATAGGGGATAAATACATAAACCTGTCAGCAGGAGGTTCAGAGGACATGTTGGCCGCGGGAGATATCATCTACAATACCGAATCTTCAATTGATATAGAGTCCCTTATTAGTAAGTATATTTTCCAAAAAGATAGTAAATAA
- a CDS encoding ABC transporter ATP-binding protein: protein MAEPLIEFIDVEKSFGDNHVLRGVSLSIYRGEITVIIGKSGCGKSVLLKHIIGLMQQDSGLIKFEGKCTDDMTRSEQRTFRKKFSYMFQDNALFDSLTIFQNIALPLSEKGLFSKESIAGKVNEIMTTLEIEQTASSYPAELSGGMKKRVALARALITKPEIILFDEPTTGLDPVRKNKVHQMIRDYKDVFGFTGVVVSHEIPDIFEISQRIVMIDQGKTVIEGTLDELVQFDSDLVKSFIQGHKLR, encoded by the coding sequence ATGGCAGAACCGCTGATTGAATTTATAGATGTAGAAAAAAGTTTTGGTGATAACCATGTGTTGAGGGGGGTTTCGCTTTCCATATATAGGGGTGAAATTACCGTTATCATTGGTAAAAGTGGTTGTGGAAAAAGTGTTTTGCTTAAACATATTATTGGCCTAATGCAGCAGGATAGCGGCCTTATAAAATTTGAGGGTAAATGCACCGATGATATGACGAGGTCGGAACAGCGGACCTTTAGGAAAAAATTCAGCTATATGTTTCAGGATAATGCTCTCTTTGATTCATTAACAATTTTTCAAAATATTGCCCTGCCTCTTTCGGAAAAAGGTCTCTTCAGTAAAGAGAGCATTGCTGGTAAGGTAAATGAGATTATGACCACTTTGGAAATAGAGCAAACGGCCTCTTCTTATCCAGCTGAGCTTTCAGGTGGGATGAAGAAGAGAGTTGCCCTCGCTCGGGCCCTTATAACCAAACCGGAGATCATTCTCTTTGATGAACCAACCACGGGACTTGACCCTGTACGAAAAAATAAGGTCCATCAGATGATCAGGGATTATAAGGATGTTTTTGGCTTTACAGGTGTTGTGGTTAGCCATGAAATACCTGATATATTTGAAATATCTCAGAGAATTGTTATGATCGATCAGGGGAAGACAGTTATCGAGGGAACTTTAGATGAACTTGTCCAGTTCGATTCAGATTTGGTTAAGTCATTTATACAGGGACATAAATTACGGTGA
- a CDS encoding MlaE family ABC transporter permease — MLTFKVEEIGSWAIDRVTNLGRFCLFLLTGIGQIFQKPFQIFRIVENIWFIGTKSMAVVILTGFFTGMVLALQGYYALAKFGSAGMLGSAVALTLIRELGPVLTAIMITARAGSAMAAEIGTMRISEQLDALQTMDINPVKFVFSPRLIASIICFPLLTSIFDVVGIFGGLFIATTLKVNGYIYMYRVHESVVMEDIRSGIIKSLVFAVVVVSTCCFKGYYAHIQKEGGFGSRAVSLATTNAVVSSSVLILIYDYLITYILL; from the coding sequence ATGTTAACATTTAAAGTTGAAGAAATTGGTTCCTGGGCAATTGACAGAGTCACAAATTTGGGGCGCTTTTGTCTGTTTTTACTGACAGGTATAGGTCAAATTTTTCAGAAGCCGTTTCAAATTTTTAGAATAGTTGAAAATATTTGGTTTATTGGTACCAAGTCCATGGCCGTAGTTATTTTAACGGGATTTTTTACAGGGATGGTCCTAGCCCTTCAGGGCTATTACGCCCTGGCTAAATTTGGCTCTGCCGGCATGCTTGGCTCTGCTGTTGCCCTCACCCTTATCCGCGAGCTTGGACCGGTACTTACCGCCATCATGATTACGGCGAGAGCAGGTTCTGCCATGGCCGCCGAGATAGGTACTATGAGGATATCTGAGCAACTTGATGCCCTGCAGACAATGGATATTAATCCGGTGAAATTTGTCTTTAGTCCGAGACTCATTGCCTCTATAATTTGCTTTCCTCTTTTGACCTCAATTTTTGATGTTGTTGGTATATTTGGTGGTCTTTTCATAGCGACAACCCTAAAGGTCAACGGTTATATCTATATGTACCGGGTCCACGAGAGTGTGGTTATGGAGGATATTAGAAGCGGGATAATTAAATCACTTGTTTTTGCCGTTGTTGTTGTCTCAACATGTTGTTTTAAAGGGTATTATGCGCATATACAAAAGGAGGGTGGTTTTGGCTCACGGGCTGTTAGCCTGGCAACAACCAACGCCGTTGTCTCTTCCAGTGTTCTTATCCTGATTTATGATTACCTGATCACATATATTCTTCTTTAG
- a CDS encoding alpha/beta hydrolase family protein has protein sequence MKVIIICTLFISLINTPLLPLLRISAAEERGLSQMKSAQKEVYDAHRSYTRFHFTDNEMDFAFQWLLGSIVNGGAEIGEAFYVAAHIEDGNPKSWQDEWERMALRKELRARRALDAGHLITARQCLLKASNYYRTALVSRSVSDGKFNTISKKVRSCMQAAAPLFSPAMIYFEVPFAGTVLPGYYRPVQQNGTARKTLLMIGGGETFVEDNIFYIEPQAILRGYNFVTVDIPGQGMLPSEGLFFKKDTEIEMKAILDVILDFAEIDPERLAVYGISNGGYFVPRAATLEKRIKAIVVSSAVVDNYLMFKEMPFSKESQEQIDSWPAFKKAVTSGVTWRWGLEPENIKGQTEQTRGFQFNPALITCPVLDLVGAGEYVNRETERQQQEFMAKLGSKNKTLIVTPEDEGASSHCIGENRSLMAELVFDWLDELWPE, from the coding sequence ATGAAAGTCATAATTATCTGCACTCTATTTATTAGTCTGATAAACACTCCTCTTCTTCCCCTGCTGAGAATATCTGCGGCAGAAGAGAGAGGACTTTCGCAAATGAAGTCTGCGCAAAAAGAGGTCTATGATGCTCATCGTTCCTATACCAGATTTCACTTTACCGATAATGAGATGGATTTTGCCTTTCAGTGGCTTCTGGGCAGTATTGTCAACGGCGGCGCCGAGATAGGCGAAGCATTTTATGTGGCGGCTCATATAGAGGACGGTAATCCTAAGAGCTGGCAGGATGAGTGGGAAAGGATGGCCCTGCGAAAAGAGCTTCGGGCCCGAAGGGCTTTAGATGCAGGACATTTGATAACGGCTCGCCAATGCCTTCTCAAGGCATCCAACTATTATAGAACAGCTCTGGTTTCACGCTCAGTAAGTGATGGCAAATTCAATACTATTTCTAAAAAAGTTCGCAGTTGCATGCAGGCGGCAGCCCCCCTCTTTTCCCCGGCCATGATCTATTTTGAGGTGCCCTTTGCGGGAACCGTTCTTCCTGGTTATTACCGCCCTGTCCAGCAGAATGGTACAGCCCGGAAGACACTCCTGATGATTGGTGGGGGGGAGACCTTTGTTGAGGATAATATTTTTTATATTGAGCCACAGGCTATCCTTCGTGGCTATAACTTTGTTACCGTCGATATTCCCGGTCAGGGGATGTTGCCCTCTGAAGGCCTGTTCTTTAAAAAGGATACAGAGATAGAGATGAAGGCCATCCTTGATGTCATCTTGGATTTTGCCGAGATTGATCCTGAAAGGCTTGCCGTTTATGGCATCAGCAATGGTGGTTATTTTGTCCCCCGGGCCGCCACGCTTGAAAAGAGAATAAAGGCCATTGTTGTCAGCAGTGCTGTCGTTGATAACTACTTGATGTTTAAAGAGATGCCTTTTTCAAAGGAGAGTCAGGAGCAGATTGATTCCTGGCCGGCCTTCAAAAAGGCTGTTACCTCCGGAGTGACCTGGCGTTGGGGGCTCGAGCCGGAAAACATTAAGGGCCAGACGGAGCAGACCAGAGGATTTCAATTTAATCCAGCCCTTATTACCTGTCCCGTTTTGGATCTTGTCGGTGCCGGTGAGTATGTAAATCGGGAAACTGAGCGGCAGCAACAGGAGTTTATGGCTAAGCTAGGAAGCAAGAACAAAACCCTTATCGTTACTCCGGAAGATGAAGGGGCCTCCTCGCATTGTATAGGGGAAAATCGGAGCCTTATGGCTGAGCTGGTTTTTGATTGGCTTGATGAACTTTGGCCAGAGTAA